One window of Staphylococcus chromogenes genomic DNA carries:
- the nrdI gene encoding class Ib ribonucleoside-diphosphate reductase assembly flavoprotein NrdI, which yields MKVVYYSFTGNVKRFIKRTGLTDTMEITESSATERIDAPFVIVTGTIGFGEVPKPVQQFLELNYKNLQAVAASGNRNWGQNFAKAGIRIADEYNVPLLMKFELHGSLNDTEEFKEKVVNFYENYGTKAV from the coding sequence ATGAAAGTGGTTTATTACTCATTTACAGGCAATGTAAAACGCTTTATTAAACGTACTGGATTAACGGACACAATGGAGATTACTGAAAGCTCCGCAACTGAGCGCATTGACGCTCCTTTTGTAATTGTAACAGGTACCATTGGTTTTGGGGAGGTACCAAAGCCAGTGCAACAATTTTTAGAACTCAACTACAAAAATTTACAAGCGGTAGCGGCAAGTGGCAACCGTAATTGGGGGCAAAATTTTGCAAAAGCAGGTATTAGGATTGCAGATGAATATAATGTCCCTTTATTAATGAAATTCGAATTGCATGGCAGTTTAAATGATACAGAGGAATTTAAGGAGAAGGTGGTTAATTTTTATGAAAACTATGGAACAAAAGCAGTATAA
- a CDS encoding DMT family transporter: MNSKMKGIIAILISAIGFSFMAVFFRLAGDLPVFQKSLARNMVAMFIPLFFIIKYKQPVLGKLSSQPLLILRSTLGLTGVLLNIYAIDHMVLSDADILMKLNPFWTILLSLIFLKEYIQKYQITAMLIAIIGMLFVVKPEFSSDIIPALMGLLSGIFAAAAYTAVRALSTREAPYTIVFYFSLFSVVALLPFVLFTYEPMTSIQIIYLILAGLSAAVGQIGITIAYSFAPAKDISIFTYASIIFTALIGFILFGESPDFIAVIGYVIILSASYFMFEKARREARTNSTQN, encoded by the coding sequence ATGAATTCAAAAATGAAAGGCATCATCGCTATACTGATTTCTGCTATTGGATTTAGTTTTATGGCAGTTTTTTTTCGTCTTGCTGGTGATTTACCTGTCTTTCAAAAATCTTTAGCTCGAAATATGGTTGCCATGTTTATTCCCTTATTTTTTATTATCAAATACAAGCAACCTGTTTTAGGAAAATTAAGCAGTCAACCTTTGCTCATTCTCCGCTCGACACTTGGATTGACAGGTGTTCTCTTAAATATTTATGCTATCGATCACATGGTGTTAAGTGATGCAGATATTCTTATGAAACTCAATCCATTTTGGACGATATTGTTAAGTTTGATTTTCTTAAAAGAATACATTCAAAAATATCAAATTACTGCTATGCTGATAGCTATTATTGGTATGTTGTTTGTTGTAAAACCTGAGTTTTCATCTGATATTATCCCTGCTTTAATGGGGTTATTATCTGGTATTTTTGCAGCCGCTGCTTACACGGCGGTGCGTGCTTTAAGTACTCGAGAAGCGCCGTATACTATCGTGTTTTATTTTTCATTATTTTCAGTTGTGGCACTGCTACCATTTGTATTATTCACTTATGAACCAATGACTTCAATACAAATTATATATCTCATCTTGGCAGGGTTATCCGCTGCTGTGGGTCAAATAGGTATTACGATTGCCTATAGTTTTGCACCCGCAAAAGACATTTCAATCTTTACTTATGCATCAATTATTTTCACTGCGCTTATCGGTTTCATCCTATTTGGTGAATCACCTGACTTTATCGCTGTGATTGGCTATGTCATTATTTTAAGTGCTAGTTATTTCATGTTTGAAAAAGCGAGACGTGAAGCCCGTACAAATTCAACTCAAAATTAA
- the queF gene encoding preQ(1) synthase, translating to MTEGRSKEELQDITLLGNQNNKYEFDYRPDVLETFDNKHQGRDYFVKFNCPEFTSLCPITGQPDFATIYISYIPNIKMVESKSLKLYLFSFRNHGDFHEDCMNIIMNDLIDLMDPHYIEVWGKFTPRGGISIDPYTNYGRPNTKYEAMAEHRLMNHDMYPEKIDNR from the coding sequence ATGACAGAAGGACGTTCTAAAGAAGAATTACAAGATATTACGCTGTTAGGCAATCAAAACAATAAATATGAATTTGATTACAGACCTGATGTGCTTGAAACTTTCGATAATAAGCACCAAGGTCGCGATTACTTTGTTAAATTTAATTGCCCAGAGTTCACTTCGCTCTGTCCTATCACAGGACAACCTGACTTTGCGACCATTTATATTTCATATATCCCAAACATTAAAATGGTAGAATCTAAATCTTTAAAGCTTTATTTATTTAGTTTCAGAAATCATGGGGATTTTCACGAAGATTGTATGAATATCATTATGAATGATTTAATCGATTTAATGGATCCTCACTATATTGAAGTTTGGGGCAAATTCACGCCACGTGGCGGGATTTCAATCGATCCGTACACAAATTATGGTCGTCCAAATACAAAATATGAAGCAATGGCTGAACATCGTCTTATGAATCATGACATGTATCCTGAAAAAATTGATAATCGCTAA
- a CDS encoding peptide MFS transporter, translated as MNQHYSKEEILASTPRTGFFGHPKGLSTLFFTEFWERFSYYGMKAILAYYIYYSVAKGGFGLDQGLALQIVSMYGALIYMSGIIGGWIADRITGTRHALFFGGVLIMVGHILLSLPNNFTLLLIALLFLIIGTGLLKPNISSTVGLLYDKNDPRLDAAFTIFYMSVNLGALIAPLVVGWAQSNVGFHLGFALAAVGMFFGLLTYLITNKKNLGLAGLEIPDPLTKAERTKMIKIVLIVVAVVAVLLFVLGLFNQLTLPNFANLVTILGIVLPLFYFIKLILSKKTKDYERKRVFAYIPLFIASVAFWMIQEQGSTVLAQFADTKTQLNLAVITGGLIDFHIPPAWFQSLNPLFIVILAPLYSILWVKLGRYNPPTVLKFAIGVILAGISYLIMVVPLSAEATLINPFWLVASFLIVTLGELCISPIGLSTTTKLAPEAFTAQMMSIWFLSNAMAQGLNAQMVKVYTLISSNEYFLYSGIFAIAIGFVLILITPVIKNLMQGVK; from the coding sequence ATGAATCAGCATTATAGCAAAGAAGAAATCCTTGCTAGTACACCCCGCACAGGTTTCTTCGGGCATCCTAAAGGGTTAAGTACGTTATTCTTCACAGAGTTTTGGGAGCGCTTTAGTTATTATGGTATGAAAGCAATTTTAGCTTATTATATCTATTACTCAGTAGCTAAAGGTGGATTTGGACTTGACCAAGGTTTAGCACTACAAATCGTTTCAATGTATGGTGCTTTAATATATATGAGCGGTATTATTGGCGGCTGGATTGCTGACCGTATTACAGGCACACGCCATGCACTCTTTTTCGGTGGCGTACTCATTATGGTCGGTCATATTTTACTCTCGCTTCCGAATAACTTTACATTATTACTTATCGCACTACTCTTTTTAATTATTGGTACGGGCTTACTCAAACCCAACATTTCATCAACAGTGGGTCTATTGTATGATAAAAACGATCCAAGATTAGACGCAGCATTTACAATTTTTTACATGTCTGTCAACCTAGGTGCATTAATTGCACCACTCGTAGTAGGATGGGCACAATCAAACGTAGGGTTCCACCTTGGGTTTGCCCTTGCAGCGGTAGGTATGTTCTTTGGATTACTTACATATTTAATCACAAACAAAAAGAATCTCGGACTTGCAGGTTTAGAAATACCTGATCCACTCACTAAAGCAGAACGCACTAAAATGATTAAAATTGTTCTTATCGTCGTTGCAGTCGTTGCGGTACTTTTATTCGTTTTAGGCCTATTCAATCAATTAACGTTACCAAATTTTGCAAATTTAGTTACTATTTTAGGTATTGTTTTACCATTATTTTACTTTATCAAACTGATTTTAAGTAAAAAGACAAAAGACTATGAACGTAAACGTGTGTTTGCTTATATTCCATTATTTATTGCATCAGTTGCATTTTGGATGATTCAAGAGCAAGGGTCTACAGTGCTTGCACAATTTGCAGACACTAAAACACAATTAAATTTAGCGGTCATTACAGGCGGGCTTATTGATTTTCATATTCCACCTGCATGGTTCCAGTCTTTAAACCCATTATTTATTGTTATCTTAGCGCCACTCTACTCTATTTTATGGGTGAAACTCGGACGCTACAATCCACCAACTGTCTTAAAGTTTGCTATCGGTGTTATTTTAGCAGGGATTTCATATTTAATAATGGTGGTGCCTCTTTCAGCTGAAGCGACATTAATTAATCCGTTTTGGTTAGTGGCTAGTTTCTTAATCGTTACTTTAGGTGAATTATGTATTTCCCCTATCGGTTTATCAACAACGACGAAACTTGCACCTGAAGCCTTTACCGCACAAATGATGAGTATTTGGTTCTTATCAAATGCGATGGCACAAGGTTTGAATGCTCAAATGGTTAAAGTGTATACATTGATTAGCTCAAATGAGTACTTTTTATATTCAGGTATTTTCGCTATCGCCATTGGTTTCGTGCTTATTCTTATCACACCTGTCATTAAAAACTTAATGCAAGGTGTTAAATAA
- a CDS encoding diacylglycerol/lipid kinase family protein, producing MTQKYKHGLLFYHQHSGLNKIHEGLGEVTEALTQLCKKFSIQLSENEGDIERYCQQISENNNAEEIDVLFILGGDGTVNELINGVLKNNLDLPIGVIPGGTFNDFAKTLNLSNRASDAAHDLLLAEPEAYDVMKINNDQYALNFAGIGLMVQNAENVEGKSKDVFGKLSYISSTFKTLTNPEHFDYELEIDGETYTGETSMILFANGRFIGGGKVPMTDLSPSDGQLSTFIFNNYSISILKDIFSLRDSMTWNEISENIQHIPSHHIRISTTPKMRVDIDGEIDFETPITIDIEPQKIKLLTALPTNQ from the coding sequence ATGACACAAAAATACAAACATGGTCTCTTATTTTATCATCAACATTCCGGTCTTAATAAAATACATGAAGGTTTGGGTGAAGTGACTGAAGCTTTAACCCAATTATGTAAGAAATTCTCAATTCAACTCAGTGAAAATGAAGGTGATATAGAACGTTATTGCCAACAAATTTCTGAAAATAACAATGCTGAAGAAATAGATGTCCTTTTTATTTTAGGAGGCGACGGTACGGTCAACGAATTAATCAACGGTGTTTTAAAAAACAATTTAGACCTCCCTATCGGAGTTATCCCTGGAGGAACATTTAATGATTTTGCAAAAACACTAAATCTCTCTAATCGCGCTAGCGATGCCGCACATGACTTACTTTTAGCTGAACCTGAAGCCTATGACGTGATGAAAATTAATAATGATCAATACGCCTTAAATTTCGCAGGTATTGGTTTAATGGTCCAAAACGCTGAAAATGTGGAAGGAAAATCTAAAGATGTGTTTGGTAAGCTGAGCTATATCTCTTCGACGTTTAAAACACTCACGAATCCAGAACATTTTGATTATGAATTAGAAATAGATGGTGAGACTTATACAGGTGAAACCTCTATGATTTTATTCGCAAATGGACGTTTTATAGGTGGAGGTAAAGTTCCAATGACAGACTTATCCCCTTCTGACGGTCAGCTGAGTACATTTATTTTTAATAACTATAGCATTAGCATTTTAAAAGATATTTTTAGCTTACGAGACAGTATGACATGGAATGAAATTAGTGAAAATATTCAACATATTCCAAGTCACCATATCCGCATTTCTACAACACCGAAAATGCGCGTCGATATTGATGGTGAAATCGATTTCGAAACCCCTATCACGATTGATATCGAGCCTCAAAAAATTAAATTACTCACTGCCTTACCTACTAATCAATAA
- a CDS encoding 5' nucleotidase, NT5C type: MRQSIGIDMDEVLADTFGAILDEFNRRTQLGVTVEQIVGKKIYDIMPEHAEEIRNILASDGFFRRLEVIKDAKEVVKKLAEHYDIYIVTAAMDVPTSFHDKYEWLKEHFPFLDTQQFVFCGRKNIVATDYLIDDNPKQLAIHTGKPLMFTAPHNRDHTEFERLNNWKEVEAYFLN, from the coding sequence ATGAGACAGTCTATTGGGATAGATATGGACGAAGTATTAGCGGATACTTTCGGCGCGATATTAGATGAATTTAATCGACGGACACAATTAGGCGTGACTGTGGAACAAATCGTTGGTAAAAAAATTTATGATATCATGCCTGAACACGCTGAAGAAATTAGAAATATTTTAGCGTCAGACGGTTTTTTTAGACGTCTTGAAGTGATTAAAGACGCAAAAGAAGTCGTTAAAAAGTTAGCAGAACATTATGATATCTACATAGTGACTGCCGCGATGGATGTACCCACATCTTTTCACGACAAATATGAGTGGCTAAAAGAGCACTTTCCATTTTTAGATACACAACAATTTGTATTTTGTGGACGCAAAAATATCGTTGCTACAGATTATTTAATTGATGATAATCCTAAACAATTGGCGATTCATACAGGTAAACCTTTAATGTTTACAGCACCGCATAATAGAGACCATACTGAGTTTGAGCGTTTAAATAATTGGAAAGAAGTAGAAGCCTATTTCTTAAATTAA
- the hisC gene encoding histidinol-phosphate transaminase, giving the protein MKSQLTQLSAYQPGLSPEALKKKYNIEGELYKHASNENVFGPSPKVKEAIKTHVDDLFLYPEPNAPLLQQAIAKHFDIEPERILFGAGLDEMIVIISRTLLRAGDKVVTSEATFGQYFHNAVVEDANMVQVPLKDGHYDLDAIADAVDEETAIVWLCNPNNPTGTYHSHETIEAFIQKIPSNVTIILDEAYAEYVTAKDFPRTLELMEKYPNVAMLRTFSKAYALAALRIGYLITTKELAAQLNVLRPPFNTTRLSEQAALAALEDQDHLKKAVEINQQERQKFYELDTNLTIYPSQTNFVFVETSEVEALNEALLKEGIIARAFPNGVRITIGFPEQNAVIRNVLSRF; this is encoded by the coding sequence ATGAAATCACAACTCACACAACTGAGCGCATATCAACCTGGATTGTCACCAGAAGCGTTGAAGAAAAAATATAATATTGAGGGAGAACTGTATAAACATGCCTCGAATGAAAATGTTTTTGGTCCATCTCCAAAAGTAAAAGAAGCCATTAAAACGCATGTCGATGATTTATTTTTATATCCTGAGCCGAATGCTCCCTTATTACAACAAGCGATAGCGAAGCATTTTGACATTGAACCTGAGCGTATCTTATTTGGTGCAGGCTTGGATGAAATGATTGTTATTATTTCTCGAACATTATTACGTGCCGGAGATAAGGTGGTCACAAGTGAAGCAACATTTGGCCAATACTTTCATAATGCGGTTGTTGAAGATGCGAATATGGTGCAAGTTCCTCTTAAAGATGGACATTATGATTTAGATGCGATCGCTGATGCTGTCGATGAAGAAACAGCGATAGTATGGCTATGTAACCCAAACAATCCTACTGGAACATATCATTCTCATGAAACGATTGAAGCTTTTATCCAAAAAATTCCTTCAAACGTTACGATTATTTTAGACGAAGCTTATGCAGAATATGTGACGGCCAAAGATTTTCCACGCACATTAGAATTAATGGAAAAGTATCCTAATGTTGCGATGTTACGCACATTCTCTAAGGCCTATGCTTTAGCGGCCTTACGGATTGGTTATTTGATTACCACTAAAGAACTCGCTGCACAACTGAATGTCTTACGTCCACCGTTCAACACGACACGTTTGTCTGAACAGGCGGCCTTAGCTGCTTTAGAAGATCAAGATCATTTAAAAAAAGCTGTCGAAATTAATCAACAAGAACGTCAAAAGTTTTATGAATTGGATACAAATTTAACCATTTATCCCTCACAAACTAACTTTGTATTTGTAGAAACATCAGAAGTTGAGGCATTGAATGAAGCCCTATTAAAAGAAGGTATTATCGCGCGCGCTTTTCCGAATGGGGTGCGTATTACGATTGGTTTCCCAGAACAAAACGCTGTCATTCGTAACGTTTTGTCTCGATTTTAA
- a CDS encoding ABC transporter permease/substrate-binding protein, with protein sequence MSTFLSTLNERKGELLSTLIEHIQLSFIALLIAVLIGVPLGILLTKQKGIAEVVINIAAVLQTIPSLALLGLMIPLFGIGTVPAIIALVVYALLPILRNTYTGVTGVDPSLIEAAKGIGMKPVRRLSKVELPLAMPVIMAGIRTAMVLIIGTATLAALIGAGGLGDLILLGIDRNNTALILIGAIPAALLAIIFDIVLRILGRISYKKMMITLGVILLVMFLVTIAPLFAQKGERVTLAGKLGTEPSIVTNMYKILIEQDTNYQVDVKDGMGKTTFLFNALKSDDIDGYLEFTGTVLGELTKESPKSKNEQAVYEQANQSLDRKFDMKMLKPMKYNNTYALAVKRDFAEKHHLKTIGDLKKVEKEIHPGFTLEFNDRGDGYKAVKKTYNLNFNQVKTMEPKLRYQAIEKGDINLIDAYSTDAELKQYDMVVLQDDKKSFPPYQGAPLFKKSFIDQHPEIEKSLNKLEGKITDEQMQEMNYRVAEKDEDPYEVAKSYLEKEGLLK encoded by the coding sequence ATGAGTACTTTTTTATCAACTTTAAATGAACGAAAAGGCGAGTTGTTGTCTACGCTCATTGAGCACATTCAACTGTCATTTATTGCTTTATTAATTGCAGTATTAATTGGTGTGCCTTTAGGAATTCTATTAACTAAGCAAAAAGGGATTGCAGAAGTAGTTATCAATATTGCCGCCGTGTTACAAACCATTCCGTCCTTAGCTTTATTAGGTTTAATGATTCCTTTATTTGGTATTGGAACCGTTCCTGCAATTATTGCGTTAGTCGTTTATGCACTACTACCTATCTTAAGAAATACATATACGGGTGTCACTGGTGTAGATCCATCCTTGATTGAAGCGGCTAAAGGGATTGGGATGAAGCCTGTAAGACGACTTTCAAAAGTCGAATTACCGCTTGCAATGCCTGTTATTATGGCAGGGATACGCACGGCTATGGTATTAATTATTGGTACAGCAACGTTAGCAGCATTAATAGGTGCTGGTGGTTTAGGGGATTTAATCCTTTTAGGAATCGATCGTAATAACACGGCGCTTATACTCATTGGGGCTATCCCAGCTGCACTTTTAGCCATTATTTTTGATATTGTTTTACGCATATTAGGGCGCATCTCATATAAAAAAATGATGATTACTTTAGGTGTAATATTGTTAGTCATGTTCTTAGTAACCATTGCGCCACTTTTTGCGCAAAAAGGTGAACGTGTGACATTAGCTGGTAAACTCGGCACAGAACCTTCTATCGTGACGAATATGTATAAAATATTGATTGAACAAGATACAAATTATCAAGTTGACGTTAAAGATGGGATGGGAAAAACGACTTTCTTATTCAATGCACTAAAATCAGATGACATTGATGGTTATCTTGAATTTACAGGAACTGTTTTAGGAGAACTCACAAAAGAGTCGCCGAAATCTAAAAATGAGCAAGCCGTCTATGAACAAGCCAATCAAAGTTTAGATCGTAAATTTGATATGAAAATGTTAAAACCGATGAAATATAATAATACGTATGCACTAGCTGTTAAACGAGACTTTGCTGAAAAACATCACTTAAAAACAATCGGTGATTTGAAAAAAGTAGAAAAAGAGATACATCCTGGATTTACGTTGGAGTTTAATGATCGTGGCGATGGTTATAAAGCGGTTAAAAAGACGTATAATTTAAACTTTAACCAGGTAAAAACAATGGAACCTAAATTGAGATATCAAGCTATTGAAAAAGGAGACATTAATCTTATTGACGCGTATTCAACAGATGCAGAGTTAAAACAATACGACATGGTAGTCCTTCAAGATGATAAGAAAAGTTTTCCGCCTTATCAAGGGGCACCACTGTTTAAAAAATCATTTATTGATCAACATCCAGAAATTGAAAAGTCCTTAAACAAATTAGAAGGTAAAATTACTGACGAACAAATGCAAGAAATGAATTATCGTGTGGCAGAAAAAGACGAAGACCCTTATGAAGTTGCGAAATCATATTTAGAAAAAGAAGGGCTTCTCAAATAA
- a CDS encoding ABC transporter ATP-binding protein, with translation MIKFENVTKRYGEKIVVDKINLNIREGEFFVLIGPSGSGKTTTMKMINRLIPLTDGYIYFKDQPISDYSVYEMRWDMGYVLQQIALFPHMSIRDNIAQVPMMKSWTQPEIDRRVDELLKMVNLDPNTYRNRKPDELSGGQRQRVGVVRALAANPPVVLMDEPFSALDPITRENLQDDLLRLQAQIKKTIVFVTHDIEEAFKLGDRICLLNEGHVEQIGTPNEFIQHPKSEFVKQFIGDLSSVFMNHFTLHKVAELIGTPTTETEQWPVVTGNQFVSDIYHEFADHETVIVQTTDQYWKVTRQDIFEFLSTHRAGDKA, from the coding sequence ATGATTAAATTCGAGAATGTTACGAAACGGTATGGAGAAAAAATTGTTGTCGATAAAATTAATCTGAACATTCGGGAAGGTGAATTTTTTGTATTGATCGGGCCTTCAGGATCTGGTAAAACAACGACAATGAAAATGATTAATCGACTCATCCCTTTAACAGATGGCTATATTTATTTTAAAGACCAACCTATTAGTGATTATTCTGTTTATGAGATGCGTTGGGATATGGGGTATGTATTGCAACAAATTGCTTTATTTCCGCATATGAGTATTCGTGATAATATTGCGCAAGTACCTATGATGAAGTCATGGACACAACCAGAAATTGACCGTCGTGTAGATGAACTTTTAAAAATGGTTAATTTAGACCCTAATACATATCGAAATCGAAAACCTGATGAACTATCCGGAGGGCAACGGCAGCGTGTAGGTGTCGTACGTGCTCTAGCTGCAAATCCGCCCGTAGTCTTAATGGATGAGCCGTTTAGTGCGCTTGATCCAATTACACGAGAAAATTTACAAGATGACCTATTACGTCTTCAAGCACAAATCAAAAAAACGATTGTCTTTGTCACGCACGATATTGAAGAAGCGTTTAAACTGGGAGACCGAATTTGTTTGTTAAATGAAGGTCATGTAGAACAAATTGGGACCCCTAATGAGTTTATTCAACATCCGAAAAGTGAATTCGTTAAACAATTTATTGGAGATTTATCAAGCGTGTTTATGAATCATTTTACGTTACACAAAGTTGCAGAATTGATAGGCACACCGACAACGGAAACTGAGCAATGGCCTGTCGTAACGGGAAATCAATTTGTGAGTGATATCTATCATGAGTTTGCGGATCATGAAACAGTCATTGTCCAAACAACGGATCAATACTGGAAGGTAACGCGACAAGATATTTTCGAATTCTTATCAACACATCGGGCAGGTGATAAGGCATGA
- the recQ gene encoding DNA helicase RecQ, which translates to MEQTLSHYFGYTRFRPGQKEIITNVLNQQHTLGVLPTGGGKSICYQVPGLMLGGTTLVISPLISLMKDQVDQLQTMGISAAYLNSSLTIKAQKEIEAQLIQGELQFLYIAPERLENDVFLRLLRRVDIKLVAFDEAHCISKWGHDFRPSYQAVIHHVMALPQHFAIVALTATATAEVQQDIMARLGIHAHRLIKTSIKRPNLIFKVNNTYQRQKFVLDYVKDHPTVSGIIYCSTRKQVEALYEALEDADVSATYYHGGLNAKQRDEAQNDFLYDRKRIVVATNAFGMGIDKSNVRYVIHYNMPGDLESYYQEAGRAGRDGLESDCILLFSDRDISLHQYFISSSTADEDYKEKMGEKLTKMIQYTKTNKCLEATLVHYFEPNEKLSECEKCSNCEAQNKTYNMTQEAKMIISCVIRLGQKEGYQTVIQVLRGEHSDYIKRQNYDALSTYGLMKSYTTGELHHLIDELRFKGYLNEYDEILMCDRSVEQLLNEGVQLLTTPFKTKSKERVNINTVESVDRYLFDVLSEVRQKLSEQLDVPPINIFSDYTLEEFAKRKPTTKQEMIQIEGVGSYKLKHYCPQFLEAIQEYKTHA; encoded by the coding sequence ATGGAACAAACACTGTCACATTATTTTGGATATACGCGTTTTCGTCCAGGGCAAAAAGAAATCATAACGAACGTTCTTAACCAACAACATACGTTAGGAGTACTACCTACTGGCGGTGGGAAATCCATTTGTTATCAGGTGCCAGGCTTGATGCTTGGAGGAACCACGCTTGTCATCAGCCCGCTCATATCATTGATGAAAGATCAGGTTGATCAATTACAAACCATGGGGATTTCTGCGGCCTATTTGAATAGCAGTTTAACAATAAAAGCGCAAAAAGAAATTGAAGCGCAATTAATTCAAGGAGAATTGCAATTTTTATATATTGCCCCAGAAAGACTCGAAAATGATGTATTTTTACGTTTGTTAAGACGTGTAGACATTAAACTTGTCGCTTTTGATGAAGCCCATTGTATTTCTAAATGGGGGCATGACTTTAGACCGAGTTATCAGGCGGTGATACATCATGTTATGGCTCTGCCACAACATTTTGCTATTGTGGCTTTAACGGCTACAGCTACTGCTGAAGTCCAACAAGATATCATGGCACGCTTAGGGATTCATGCGCACCGTTTGATTAAAACGAGCATTAAACGTCCGAACTTAATTTTTAAAGTGAACAATACATATCAACGGCAAAAGTTTGTGTTAGATTATGTAAAAGATCATCCGACAGTGTCAGGGATTATTTATTGTTCGACACGTAAGCAAGTCGAGGCGCTTTATGAAGCGTTAGAGGATGCAGATGTTTCTGCAACTTATTATCACGGAGGATTAAATGCCAAACAACGTGATGAGGCTCAAAATGACTTTTTGTATGACCGTAAACGTATTGTTGTGGCGACGAATGCGTTCGGTATGGGAATTGATAAATCAAATGTACGCTACGTGATACATTATAATATGCCTGGAGATTTAGAGTCTTATTATCAAGAAGCAGGGCGTGCAGGTCGTGATGGGTTAGAAAGTGATTGTATATTACTGTTTAGTGATCGGGATATTTCACTCCACCAATATTTTATCTCCTCATCAACAGCGGATGAGGATTATAAAGAAAAGATGGGTGAGAAACTCACTAAAATGATTCAATATACAAAAACAAATAAATGTCTTGAAGCGACGCTCGTGCATTATTTTGAGCCTAATGAAAAATTGTCTGAATGCGAAAAATGTAGCAATTGTGAGGCCCAAAATAAAACATATAATATGACTCAAGAAGCTAAAATGATTATTAGTTGTGTCATTCGATTGGGTCAAAAAGAAGGCTATCAAACAGTCATTCAAGTATTAAGAGGCGAACATTCTGATTATATTAAACGCCAAAACTATGATGCGTTATCTACGTATGGTCTTATGAAAAGCTATACAACAGGTGAACTCCACCACTTGATTGATGAATTACGATTTAAAGGCTATTTAAATGAATATGATGAAATTTTAATGTGTGACCGTTCAGTTGAACAATTGTTAAATGAAGGAGTTCAACTGTTAACGACACCATTTAAAACCAAATCTAAAGAGCGTGTGAATATTAATACTGTTGAAAGCGTCGATCGTTATTTATTTGATGTTTTAAGTGAGGTACGTCAAAAATTGAGTGAGCAACTGGATGTTCCACCAATTAATATTTTTTCAGATTATACGCTTGAAGAATTTGCGAAAAGAAAACCGACGACAAAGCAAGAAATGATTCAAATTGAAGGTGTTGGAAGTTATAAATTAAAACATTACTGTCCTCAATTTTTAGAGGCTATTCAAGAGTATAAAACGCATGCATAA